The region TGGCAGGTCGGCGCCGCTGCGCATCCACGCGATCCTCGACGACTACAGCCGTCACATCATCGCGCTCCAGGCCACCACCAACGAGCGCGAGAGCGAGATGCTCATGCTCATGGTCAAGGCGCTGCGCTCGCACCCCGCGCCCGAGGTGCTGTACCTCGACAACGGCGCCACCTACTCGGGCACCGCGCTCGCCACAGCGTGCGCGCGTGTCGGCATCGGGCTCGTGCACGCCAAGCCCTACGACCCCCAGGCGCGCGGCAAGATGGAGCGCTTCTGGCGCACGCTGCGCGAGCAGTGCCTCGACCACTGCACTGGCCTCGGCTCGCTGCACGACGTGCAGGTGCGGCTGCTCGCGTGGCTCAACGACCGCTACCTCGTCACATCGCACGGCGGGCTCGTCGGGCGTACGCCCACCGAGGCCTACGCCGATGGCGAGCGGCGAGCGCCCGTCGCCGAATCCATGCTGCGCGAAGCACTCATCGTGCGGGCGCGGCGTCGCGTGCTCGGCGACGGCACCGTGTCCATCGCGGGCACCGACTTCGAGCTGGACCAGGGCTACCTCGCGGGCCGCAACGTCACCGTCGCCCGCTCCTTGCTCGATCCCAGCACGCCGCCGTGGGTCGAACACGAAGACCAGCGCCTTGCGCTCCGTCCCGTCGACCCAAAGGCCAACGGCAAGGCCAAGCGCGCGCCGCGGCCCGCTGGCACCAAGGGTGTCGACAGCGTGCCCTTCGACCCCGCCGAGGCTGTCCTCGACCGCTTCGTCGGGCGCGCACCCCGGCACGTCGCGGAGAAGGGAGCCGCACAGTGACCGCCAACGCATGGGCTCATTACTTCGGCTTCGCGTCGCCGCCGTTCTCAAAGGAGATCCGCGATGACGACCTCTGGGTCCCCGCGTCGCGCGAGCGCCGCGTCGACCGTCTCGTCGAGGCCTGCCACGACCACGAGCACATCCTGCTCACCGGCGAGCCTGGTGTCGGCAAGACCTGCGTCCTGCGCTCGCTACGACAGCGCCTCCCTGAAGCCGGATTCCGTCTCACCTACTGCCACAACGCTACGCTCGGACGTCGCGACTTCTATCGCCAGCTCTGCCTGGCGCTGGGCCTGAGCCCGCGTGCCACGGCGGCGGCGGTCTTCTACGAGATCGGCCAGCACATCCACGAGCTCGGCGCCGCCCGCGTCCACCCCGTCTTCCTCCTCGACGAAGCCCACCTGCTCCACCAGGACGTGCTCGACCACCTGCACATCCTCGCCAACTACGACTGGGACAGCAAAGCCCTCCTCACCATCGTCCTCGTCGGCCTGCCCGAACTCGCCGACCGGCTCGCGCTGCGCCGCAACCGCTCACTGCTGAGCCGCATCCACACGCGCGTGCAGCTCGGCGCGGCCTCGCCCGAGGACACCGCCGAGTACATCGAGTACCGCGTGCGCGCCGTCGGCGGAGAC is a window of Sandaracinaceae bacterium DNA encoding:
- a CDS encoding AAA family ATPase, which produces MTANAWAHYFGFASPPFSKEIRDDDLWVPASRERRVDRLVEACHDHEHILLTGEPGVGKTCVLRSLRQRLPEAGFRLTYCHNATLGRRDFYRQLCLALGLSPRATAAAVFYEIGQHIHELGAARVHPVFLLDEAHLLHQDVLDHLHILANYDWDSKALLTIVLVGLPELADRLALRRNRSLLSRIHTRVQLGAASPEDTAEYIEYRVRAVGGDANPFSSDAVAILHEASSGRLRDIDRLATNALRHAASRKVRIVDRSVLGKVLGDHLNDLVA
- a CDS encoding DDE-type integrase/transposase/recombinase, translated to MPPSLESLAPKDSAEDLAVFRSQVVGPLLCRDGRTHGELAEALRELSRTPVRPPGSSRPRTYSVATLERWYYAFRATGLDALRPARRAGVRLAAALGEAERELLLEIRRTHPRVPVSVVLETLVADGRLDRTRISASTLRRFYRAHGLDARTLRHSDLEPRRRWQTSTPNALWHADVCHGPALRIDGRSAPLRIHAILDDYSRHIIALQATTNERESEMLMLMVKALRSHPAPEVLYLDNGATYSGTALATACARVGIGLVHAKPYDPQARGKMERFWRTLREQCLDHCTGLGSLHDVQVRLLAWLNDRYLVTSHGGLVGRTPTEAYADGERRAPVAESMLREALIVRARRRVLGDGTVSIAGTDFELDQGYLAGRNVTVARSLLDPSTPPWVEHEDQRLALRPVDPKANGKAKRAPRPAGTKGVDSVPFDPAEAVLDRFVGRAPRHVAEKGAAQ